DNA from Chryseomicrobium sp. FSL W7-1435:
CTAGCTGCACAATCTCCGCATCCCGATTCGGCACACCGTCCACTAAATCTACAAGCATGGAAGAACCCAGCATACTATAGACAGTCCCGTTACCGCCGTACCCTAGCAAATAATAGTGATTTGGTTTCGCCGGATGCTCCCCGATAAACGGAAGATTATCGATGGACTCACCAAAACTTGCAGCGTAACACGCATTGATTTCAAACTGTTGCTTCGGAAAATGCTCATGGAGTGCATCTAGTAACCGTTGCCCACGTTCTGCAATCAACTCATCGGAAAGTGGCGCTTCCGGCTTATCTTCATCCAGACCGCCAACGACTACGGCATTTTCTTCCGTCAACCGCATGTATAAATAAGGACGTTTCGTCTCCCAAATCAACGCACGCTCGTGCCATTCGGAAATATCCTCGACCGGTTTTGTGGCAATCGCATATGACCGGTTAATATCCGCACCGATTCGTTTGCCAACTGGTACTGTTTCATATCCTGTTGTGTAAACGATTTTTTTTGCATGAAACGTTCCGTTAGATGTCCGGACTTCCAAGTGGTCTGCTTGCTCGAAGACGTCCTCTACTTCTGTATAGGGGAACAGATGGCCGCCACCTTTTTCGACTTCACCAAGAACGCCTTGTACAAACTTTAACGGATTCACTTCCGCGTCTTTGTACGTGACGAGTGCAGCGGGTTTTGAAAACGGCAAGTTGGCTTCGACAGTTGTTTGGTCCCAGTATTCACAAGGGAAGCCATGAGCTTTTAGTGTTTCATATTCCTTTTGAAGCTTAGCTACATCTTCTTCAACACTCGCGTAACAAATACTTGGACGACGAATGAAATCCGCACTTACAGGTAATAATGTAGCCACTTCATCTAGTTGATCCATCGCCTCTAAGCACATCTCGTAAAATCGTACAGCATCTGGTTCACCGATTTGTTCAATCAGCTCATGGAGCATGATGTCATTGGAATATTGAAGCAATCCCGTATTTGCACTCGTGCTTCCCGAGCCAAATTGACGTTTATCTAAAACTGCCACCGATTTCCCGGCTTTCATAAATTGAAAGGCAGTCAACGAGCCTGACATTCCGCCGCCGACAATCACGATGTCGTAGCTTTCCAAGCGTTCATGTACCTCTTGAGGTTCGAATGGTGGCGTTGTTTGTGGCCAGTACAGCGATCCGTTATGTATGTTCATTAGTCGCGTCTCCTTTTATAGGTTGATAGACCCACTATACCCATGTCGTATCTTCCGTTAAACTAAGGGTATACATAAAGGAGGAATTCCATGCACCAGCCACATATTTTAGTAGTCGACGGAATGGCGTTATTGTTTCGTTCATTCTTTGCGACAGCTATGTCCAATCAATTTTTCTATAACGAACAAGGTCTTCCAACAAATGCCGTGCAAGGATTTGCGCGTCATGTACTGACAGCCCGCTCGATTTTTACTCCATCTCACGTCGTCATTACATGGGATAAAGGAATGCACACTTTCCGTAATGAGTTGTTTGAGGGCTATAAAATCAATCGTCCAGCACCGCCTCAAGAAATGATTCCGCAGTTTGATATGGCACAAGAATTATCTGCTCAGCTTGGGTGGGTCAACCTCGGCGTCGTGGGAATGGAGGCAGATGATACAATTGCATCCGTGACGAAAAAGTGGGAAGGAGAAGGGAAGTTCACTATCGTTTCTGGAGACAAAGACCTTCTTCAACTTCTAACTCCGGATGTTTCGATTGAATTCACGAAAAAAGGGTTCTCGATTTATGACTCGTATCATTTAGAACGATTCCGTGAAGAGTTTGGAATCGAGCCGCACCAATTTCCAGATGTGAAAGCATTTATGGGCGATAGCAGTGATGGGTATCCTGGTGTGAAAGGCATTGGGCCAAAGACCGCACTTCAACTCATTCAAGCCTATGGAAGTGTGGACGGTGTGCTCGCAGCAAAAGAGGAGTTAAAACCGGGTCAACGAAAAAAGATTGAAGAAGCGGGAGAGCTTCTAGCAATCTCTAAGCAGTTGGCAGTTATTCGAAATGATGTACCAATTGAAGTGGAACTGAACGATTTATATTGGGAAGCAGTTCCTTACACAGCAAAAGAGTTTTGTGAGAGCAATGGCTACAAGCAAGTCTTGCGTCAGCTACTGTAAAGGCGCAATTTTTACAAACGTCACGATTTTATGATTCGGACCGTATGGTATGCGACGGAGTTTACTTTCACGTCCGCGGCCTCCATTATCATGAACAAGTAAAAACAGTTCGCCATCATTTACAACAAAACCGGTCATCGGTACCCAGTGATAGGAGAAAGATGTTTCTGAACGAAATTGAAATGAAAAATATTTATCAAACTTGACGGCTACTGGCCGTCCTTTTTTTAGTTCATTTAGCGCTTCTTGCAATGTGCATTTTTCTGCGCGCCAATCAGAAGGCAATAACTTGTTCAGAAATTTTACGAAGCGAAATGTAAATAATCCGATGCGGGTTCCACGAAGTGACTGATACAGTTCATTGACCGAGTAGGCAGGAAGGCCAGCATGTTTCAATAGTAAATGCGCTGTTACAGGACCACAAGCAGAAGAGCGAAGTTCGGGTGCCACAGAGTCATCGTATTGGGACATCCCCGAAAAAGGAAGTACTGTTTTCATCAAATCCCTCCATAAGAAAAGCGCACCACATGGGTACGCTGTAGTTACATTATAATTTTCCGCTTTCTTCGTTCAATAAACCTTGTAGGGCATTGCGGAACGATTGATACGTCTCAATCTCCACATGCACGCCGGCGCGGACGATTTCTTGGATCAACTTTGGATTGAAACCAACATAAATTGGGCGCATCCCCATAAGTTTTAATGAGCTATTTAAATTGGAAATTGCGAGGGCAAGTTCATTAAAATCAAAGCTAGAAACATCATCTGTAGATACACCTGTGTAATCAAAAACCACATTTTCGACTTCTCGATGCTCTGCTATATAGGTTAGAACTTCCGTTTCAATATTGTTGAAGCGCTCTCTGTAGATATAGCCTGCTACTGGAACCAAAATGGTTTTTGATACAATAGAAGGAATGATAGGAGACGACATGTTATAGACAATCGATTTATAGTACTCCAACTGTTCTTTCAGTTCAAGAATCTCTTGTTCAGTAGTCATAGTGATCTCCTATTCGTTTACAGACTCTAAAAAATCAGTTACTTGTTGTGGAGATTTCGCATTCGCACTATGAAGATGAGCAGTCTTTTCGCCGTCTTTAAAAATTAATAAGCTTGGAATTCCCATGACTTCATACTTCTCTGCAATTTCAGGCAGCTCGTCACGATTTACGTCATACCACGTATACTGATTGTATTCCTCTACGATTGGATCAATGAACATGTCCATACGACGGCAATCCGGGCACCAGCCAGCTTGGAATTTTACGAGTACCTCTTTCCCGGAATGAATCACTTCATTGAATTGTTCTACTGTTTTAATTGGTTCCATATTCGACACCCTTTCTTCTAGTACCTCTAGTTTACATGAAACCCCAGAAAAGAGAAATCGAAAGCAACCACAATAGTATTGCGAAAATTTAAAATATGTTCTACACTAGAAACAAGGACAACGGTTCTATTTTTTTTACCGCTAAAATGAATGAGTATTCATTCAAAATAGAAGGAGGCATCTTTGTGTCATATCAAATTAAAAAAGCAGCTGTCATCGGATCGGGAGTTATGGGTTCTGGTATTGCGGCGCATCTTGCAAATAGTGGCATTCCGACATACTTGCTTGACATCGTACCAAACGACGTATCTGAAGCAGATGCGAAAAAAGGATGGACGAAAGATACACCAGCATTCAGAAACTCCGTTGCAACGGGAGCTCTTGAAAAGTTACTTAAACAAAAACCGGCACCATTGACATCAAAACGCAACTTACAATTGATTACACCTGGAAATCTAGAGGACGATCTTGAAAAATTAAAAGACGTAGACTGGATCATCGAAGTAATCGTCGAAAACTTAGAAGTGAAACAAAACTTGTTCGCACGTATCGATGAAGTATTGACACCTGGCACGATAGTAACATCTAATACTTCCGGTATCAGCATTGAAGATATGACGGCAGGACGCAGTGAGCAGTTTGCAAGTCACTTCCTTGGTACGCACTTCTTCAATCCACCACGTTATTTGAAATTACTTGAAGTGATTCCTGCTTCCACTACTAAACCTGAAGTTGTGGAGTTTGTGAAAACGTTTGGAGAAGACGTGTTAGGCAAAGGCGTTGTTCTTGCAAAAGACACACCAAACTTTATTGCGAACCGCATTGGAACTTACGGTTTACTTGTCACGCTTCGCGAAATGTTGAACCGTGGCTACTCGGTAGGAGAAGTGGATTCTGTCACGGGACCTGCAATTGGACGTCCGAAATCAGCGACTTTCCGCACACTTGACGTGGTTGGACTGGATACATTCCTACACGTTGCGAAAAATGTCTACGACAAGTCGACAGGTGAAGAACAAGAAGTATTCAACCCACCAGCTTTCATGAAGCAAATGGTTGAAAACAAATGGTTGGGGGCGAAAACTGGCCAAGGTTTCTTCGTAAAGAAAGATAAAGAAATTTTTGAGTTGAATCCAGAAACGATGGATTATGAGCCAGTGAAAAAATTGAAAACGCCTTCACTAGAAATGGCGAAACAAGAAAAAGGCCTAGCGAACAAAGTAAAAACTCTAGTGTATGCAAAAGACCGCACAGGAGAACTTCTTTGGAGCATTTTCAATCCAGTACTTCGCTACTCGGCTGAGCTACACGGTGAGATTGCCGATGACATCGTCGCGATTGACCAAGCGATGAAATGGGGCTTCGGCTGGCAGCAAGGACCGTTTGAAACGTGGGATGCAATCGGCGTTGAAAAGTCTGTTGCGAAAATGAAAGAAGAAGGGCACGAGATTCCTGCATTTGTGCAAGCTTTACTCGATCAAGGCCACAGCTCCTTCTATAAAGAAGAAGAGGGCGAACTTCTCTTCTTTACAGGAACAGGGTTTGAAAAAGTTCCAACAAACGATAAAGCGATCGATTTAAAAGCGTATAAAAAGAAGCATGGTGTCATCAAGAAAAATAGTGGTGCAAGCCTTATTGACCTTGGAGACGGAGTTGCTCTTCTAGAGTTCCATTCCCAGTCAAACTCGATTGGTCCTGACATTCTTCAGATGATCAACTTTGCCGTAGATGAAGTGGAGAAAAACTTTAAAGGGCTTGTGATCGGGAACCAAGGCAAAAACTTCTGTGTTGGTGCCAACCTTGGAATGATCTTGATGGAAGCACAAGATGACAATATTTTTGAACTCGATTATATCGTTCGCATGTTCCAACAAGCGATGCTGAAAATTAAATACTCTTCTAAACCAGTTGTCGCAGCACCATTTGGCATGACACTTGGCGGCGGAGCAGAAGTTTGTCTGCCAACTGCACACATCCAAGCTTCTAGCGAAACCTACATGGGTCTAGTCGAAGCAGGTGTTGGTCTAATTCCAGGTGGAGGAGGAAACAAAGAGCTTTATATCAAGCACATAAGTTCTCTACCGAATAACGTGAAAGTGGATTACGTTGAAGTCGCGACTACTGTATTTGAAACAATCGCTATGGCGAAAGTATCGACTTCTGGCGAAGAAGCACGTGAAAACAACTTCTTGAACCATGCAGATGGTGTCAGCGTAAATCCTGATCACTTGTTGTATGACGCGAAGCAAGCAGCACTTCACTTATATGAAACAGGCTACAAAGCGCCAATCCGTGGAAAAGTTCCGGTATCAGGTGCACCAGGCTACGCAACTATGTTAGTTGGGGCAGAAGGATTGCGTCTGTCAGGTTATATCAGTGATCACGATATGAAGATTGCCAAAAAACTTGCTTACGTTCTTGCTGGTGGAGAAGTTCCATACGGCACACTCGTTGACGAAGAATACCTATTAAATTTAGAGCGAGAAGCGTTCTTAAGTTTAGTAGCAGAACCAAAATCACAAATGCGTATGCAGCATATGCTCGTTAAAGGAAAGCCGCTTCGTAACTAACCGAACGTCTAAAGGAGGAAACAACCAATGCGTGAAGCAGTATTAGTAGCAGGAGCTCGTACCCCAATCGGGAAAGCGAAAAAAGGCTCCTTAGCCGCAGTGCGTCCTGACGATTTCGGAGCACTCGTAGTCAAAGAAACATTACAACGTGCAGGGTATGAAGGGCCTATCGATGATTTGATCATGGGCTGTGCAATGCCAGAAGCAGAACAAGGAATGAACGTAGCGCGTAATATTGGAGCGCTTGCAGGACTTCCTGATACAACTCCAGCTATTACAATCAATCGATTCTGTTCTTCAGGTCTTCAGTCGATTGCGTACGCATCAGAACGCATCATGATCGGCCATGCAGAAGCCATTATTGCCGGTGGTGTCGAATCGATGAGTATGATCCCGATGACGGGTAACACACTTCGCTTGAACCCTACACTTGCCGAAACGGCTCCTCAGTATTACATGGGGATGGGGCATACAGCTGAGCAAGTAGCTGTGAAATACGGCATAAGCCGTGAAGACCAAGATGCTTTTGCGGTAGAGTCACACAAGCGTGCGGCAGCAGCAATTGCAGCTGGCAAATTTAAAGATGAGATCGTTCCAGTCGAAGTAACGCATCACTTTGTGGACGACAAAAATAAACAACAGACTAAAACACATCTATTTGAAATGGATGAGGGTGTCCGTGAAGGCACATCTGTTGAGACACTTGCAAAGTTACGTCCAGCATTTAACGTGCGCGGTACAGTGACTGCAGGGAACGCTTCTCAAACGTCAGATGGCGCTGGAGCACTACTTGTCATGGACCGTGAAGTGGCAGAAGCACAAGGCTTGAAGCCACTCGCAAAATTCCGTTCATTTGCTACAGCAGGAGTTGCTCCTGAAGTTATGGGGATCGGACCAGTAGAAGCGATTCCAAAAGCGTTGAAGCTTGCAGGTCTTTCTATTGCAGACATCGACGTATGGGAATTGAATGAAGCATTTGCTTCACAATCTCTACAAATTATTCGTCAGCTGAACTTAGACGTAACGAAAGTAAACGTCAATGGAGGCGCGATTGCACTTGGTCATCCACTTGGAGCGACAGGGGCAGTCTTAACACTGAAAATGATTCATGAATTGAAACGTCAACAAAAGCAATTCGGTGTTGTCACAATGTGTATTGGTGGCGGTATGGGAGCAGCAGGCGTATTTGAATTACTATAAAAGGAGGACATGAACATGTCACAAGCAGTAAAAGGTGGAGCATTTCTAACAGAGGATTTAACAGCAGATCGCGTATTCACACCTGAGGACTTTTCAGATGAGCAAAAGATGATCGCTAAAACTACAGAGGACTATGTAAAGAGTTCAGTATTACCTGTAGTGGAAAACTTGGAACACCATGAATTTGAGCATTCTGTACGTTTACTAAAAGAAGCAGGCGAATTAGGTCTATTAGCTGCAGATATTCCAGAAGAATATGAGGGCCTAGGGCTTGATAAAGTATCTTCTGCCTTGATTGCAGAAAAAATGTCAGTTGCGGGTGGTTTTTCAATCACACACGGAGCTCACGTTGGTATCGGTTCCCTTCCAATCGTACTTTTCGGTAACGACGCTCAGAAGAAACAATACCTTCCTTTCTCAGCAACTGCAGAAAAAATCTTTGCTTATGCACTGACAGAGCCAGGCTCAGGTTCAGATGCATTAGGAGCTAAAGCTTCTGCAAAATTAAATGCTGCGGGTACGCACTATATTTTAAATGGAGAAAAGCAATGGATTACAAATGCAGGCTTTGCTGATGTGTTTGTTGTGTATGCAAAAATTGATGGGGAGCAGTTCACAGCGTTCATCGTCGAAAAAGACTTCCCAGGTGTTTCTGTTGGAGCTGAAGAGAAGAAGATGGGTATCAAGTCGTCTTCAACTCGTACGTTAATTCTGGAAGATGCAGAAGTGCCAGTGGAAAACTTGTTAGGTGAAGTTGGTCGCGGTCACGTCATCGCTTTCAATATCTTGAACATAGGTCGTTACAAATTAGGGGTTGGTACAGTCGGAGGAGCTAAACGTGCTCTTGAACTGACAATTGCTTACACAAACCAACGTCAACAATTCAAAACACCTTTATCTTCGTTCAACTTAACAAAACAAAAATTAGCGACTATGGCATCTAAGCTTTATGCTACAGAGAGCTTGATTTACCGCACGGTAGGTTATTTCGAAGAGCGCATGAACGAACTATCGGAAGAAGCGCAAAAAGATGGCAAACAGATCGCTGCTGCGATTGCTGAGTATGCGATTGAATGCTCGATCAACAAAGTTGTCGGTTCAGAAGTCCTTGATTATATCGCGGATGAGGCTGTTCAATTACACGGTGGTTATGGTTTCATGCAAGAGTATGAAGTAGAGCGCATCTACCGTGACTCACGCATCAACCGTATCTTTGAAGGAACAAATGAAATCAACCGCATGATCGTTCCAGGTACATTCTTGAAGAAAGCTATGAAAGGCGAACTTCCACTTCTTCAACAGGCTATGAAGCTTCAAGAAGAACTGTTAATGATGATGCCGGAAGAAGTTGGCGACGAGCCACTTGCTAAAGAAAAAGTATTAGTGAAAAACGCTAAGAAGATTGCATTACTAGCAGCTGGTCTTGCAGCACAACGTTATGGTGCGAAATTAGACGCCGAACAAGAAGTGCTTGTGAACATTGCTAATATTGCTAACAACTTGTTCGCTATGGAGTCAGCTGTTCTTCGTACTGAAAAAGCAGTAAACAAAGTTGGCGCAGAAAAAGCGGCTCAAAAAATTCTTTACACAGAAATCTTCTGTCAAGAAGCGTTTGAAGAAGTTGAAAAGTATGCAAAAGATACTTTACTAGCGGCTGTTGAAGGTGACAATCAACGCATGATGTTGTCAGCATTACGTAAGTTAACTCGCAACACGCCTTACAACTTAGTAACGAAGAAACGTGAAGCTTCTGTCAAACTAATTGACGCTGAAAAATACGTAGTTTAATACACTATTTTCCCTGTACTTTGTGCAGGGATTTTTCTAATTGCCCAAAGGTCGGTATACTACTAGTAGATCGACTGTAGAGGAGGAACTTGTATGGCAATTGAAATGTACGGCTATCCCATTTGTAATACATGCAAAAAAGCAGAGAAATTCTTGAAAGATAACGGTGTAGAATTTACATACCATCACATCGTGGAAAATCCACCAAGCCGAGAATTGTTAAAGGCGATGGCAGAAGAAAATGGATTTGAACTAAAACGATTATTCAATGTGACCGGTCAAAAATACCGGGAGATGGGTCTAAAAAATCGACTAGCAAGAATGACAGACGATGAAAAATTAGACCTTTTAGTATCAGACGGCATGCTGATCAAACGCCCATTCACAACGGATGGCACAAAAGCGACAATAGGCTTCCGTGAAGAGGAATTTGAGAACGTCTGGACAAAATAACAGCTTGTCGAAATGCTTGAATTGTGTCACTATTAAAGAGAAAATTGCAGATGTCGAGAGGAGATTAATGATGAGTATTCCTAAAGAACTTCGTTATTCTAAAGACCATGAGTGGGTAAAGCATGAAGAGGGCACAGCAACAATCGGTATTACAGATTTCGCGCAATCTGAGCTTGGAGACATCGTATTCGTTGAACTTCCAGCTGTAGGTGACGAAATCAAAGCAGGAGACGCTTTTGGTAGTGTAGAGTCCGTTAAAACGGTATCTGAGTTATACGCACCAATCAGCGGTAAAGTTGTCGCAGTTAACGACTCTCTAGAAGATAGCCCAGAGTTCGTCAACGAATCTCCTTACGAAAATGCATGGATGGTGAAAGTAGAGCCAACAGATTCTGCTGAATCAGACGCATTATTGACAGCTGAACAATACGAAGAATTAATCAACTAATCGAGTCCGCCACCTTGGCGGGCTTTTTTTTATGTCTGGCATTGGAATTTGAAAACCCTCTAGCCAGAACGCGATCTTAAAGTTAAGTTTACTAAATCGATTTAAGTAGGATTTGAAAACCCTCCACCCAGAACGCCATTTCCTAGGTGAGTTTCTGCGAGCCTCCCCACGTCAGCCGAAAGGAGAGCGCTTTCGGCTGCGTTGCCGGGTCTCGGTAAAACTCAGTTGGCCTGGGAAATGGCATCCTGGCTTCCGGGTTTTCAAATTGATTGAGTATGTGGCTCTAAGTTTGTGATGAGGGGGGAAACAAGTTCAGTGCCCGAGTAATTAGATTCAATGCCCGCGGAAATCCGTTTAGTGCCCGAGTAATCCTCTCAGTGCCCGAGTAATCCTCTCAGTGCCCGAGGAAATCAGTTCAATGCCCGAGTAATTCTATTCAATGCCCGCGGAAACTAGTTAAGTGCCCTCGTAAAACCGTGATGAGCGATAAAAGCTGTATGATGAAGGATTAAACCGTTCTGATGAGTGAAAATTTCTTTTGATGATTGATTATTCCCATGATGAGCGATAAAAGTTATTTGATGAACACTCACTAAGTCCAAAACACTTAAAATGCTCAAGATCTTACTAGTAAGGGCTTTAAGTAATAAGATGGTCAAGATCTTACTAGTAAAGTTTTTTAAGTAATAAGGCTTTGTCTGTAAAGTAGAAATGAATAGCAATCTCGCTGACCTAAACTATGTTTGACCTGTTGCTCAATAGAGCCTCGCGTTAGCGCAGCGATTAGCTCGCTTGTTATAGTGAGCAAAATTTGAACTGTTCTCAATAAGTAGAGGCAGAGCCGACTCAAAGACGTTGCAAGTTACCACTTCCAACAAAAAAGAACTTCAACTATCCTTATGCAACTGGAGATGCTTGTGGAAGCTCGAACTAAGAAGATTCGCGCTGAGGCCCACTCTAAAAGAGTGTGCCTCAGTCCTTTTCGTTCTTTATTTGAACTTGAAAACAAGCATCGGAAGATGAATTTGGATTAGAAGAAGATTCTGTTTAAACTCTTTTCGTTCTTAATTAGATCTTAATATCAAACTATGTAAGATGCACCTTGATCAGAAGAAGCTAGCAGTCCCGTTGATTCCGCTTCTTACACGATTTTAGGCATTTCTCTTGAAAACATCCGACCGGTCTGCTACTTTTAGCAAAGTAAAGGTGGAGACCCAAATGAACGAAATCACATACACAGACTGGAAACAGTCCGGCGAATCGCTTCTCTATATCTACACTCCCATGTGTGGCACCTGCCAAGTGGCCTCTAAAATGTTAACGGTCTGTGAACAACTCATAGACAAAGAGGTTCCGCAACTCAACGCAAACTATGAACCACAATTGATGAATGAGCTGCAAGTAGAGAGCGTGCCTTGCCTGATCATAAAAAAGACAGAGACAGAAGTGGAAAAAATATACGCTTTTCAATCTGTGCCTTATCTCCTAGAGAAACTAAAAACGGCCCTGTAAAAAATAATAAAAAATTTGTAGATAAAAATGGTTGACGGTCGAAAATGGCTATGATACTATTCGATTACTGACAACAATACTAATTGAATATGCGTCGCTCTTATATAGAGAGGTGGAGGGAAGTGCCCTATGAAGCCCGGCAACCGTCACGAAAGTGAAATGGTGCCAAGTCACGCAAAGCTAGCGCTTTGAGAGATGAGAGAATGGATATCCGTTGATAAAACGAAGACCCTTTCTGTCTGTGCGCAGAAAGGGTCTTTTTGTATACAAAAGGATCCGCAGAAATTTCAAAGAAAGGAGGCGGCGCGCATATGATTCAATTACAAGATGTCTTTAAGCAATACACAACTGGCAATGGCAACGTTATCGCTGTTGATCATGTATCACTTTCCGTCAAACAAGGAGAGATATATGGGATTATCGGCTACAGTGGTGCAGGTAAAAGCTCATTAATTCGATTATTAAATGGTTTAGAAAGACCAACAGCTGGTCAGATTCAAGTGAACGGCAGAGAGGTCTCTAAGCTCTCTTCTAAGGAAATGCGACAGTTCAGACAAAAAGTGAGTATGATTTTCCAACACTTCAACCTTTTATGGTCACGGACAGTGGAAGAAAACATTTCCTTCCCGCTAGAAATCGCGGGAGTATCAAAAGAACAACGAGCTGAGCGAGTAAAAGAATTGATTGCGCTAGTTGGCTTAGAAGGTCGTGAAAAAGCGTATCCTTCTCAACTATCGGGTGGTCAAAAACAACGTGTGGGAATTGCAAGAGCGCTTGCCAATCGTCCAGAAGTATTATTGTGCGATGAAGCAACATCGGCACTAGACCCTGAAACAACTGATCAAATTTTAGACTTACTAGTCACCATCAACAAACAGCTAGGATTGACAATTGTACTGATCACACATGAAATGCATGTTATTCAGAAAATCTGTCACCGCGTGGCTGTAATGGAAAATGGGGTTGTGGTAGAAGAAGGCCAAGTAATTGACGTCTTCAAAAACCCACAACAAGCGATCACCAAGCGTTTCGTCTCGCAAATTTCAGACGGTGCTTACTACTCAGATACAGTCGATCACTTCTTGGAGATGTATCCGAATGGTAAGCTAGTGAAACTGACATTTATAGGGGACCAAACGGATCAACCTCTTATTGCCCGACTCATTAAACAGTTTGGTTTGGAAGTGACCATTGTTCAAGGAAATATTACACAAACTCAAAACGGTGCGTTAGGAACGCTCCTCTTGCATATCGATGGCGACGCACTTGCTATCGACGAAGCATTGGGCTACTTACATGCACAAAAAGTACAATCGGAGGTCATTCAACATGATTGAAAATCTTTTTCCGAATGTCGACTGGCCGAAAATGTGGGAAGCCACTTATGAAACGTTGTACATGACAGCAATCTCTACAGCACTAACATTTGTTTTCGGCCTTGCCATCGGCTTGCTGTTATTTTTAACAAGCCCGCATCAAGCTTGGTCAAATAAATTGGCAAACTGGTTAACAGGTGCTCTCGTCAATATTTTTAGATCCATCCCGTTCATCATCTTAATTATTCTATTGATTCCATTTACAAAATTACTACTCGGCAGCATTCGAGGCCCGAACGCCGCGTTTCCAGCATTGATTATTGGTGCTGCACCATTTTACGCACGTATGGTCCTCATTGCCTTGAAGGAAATTGATAGAGGTGTGCTGGAAGCAGCTAAATCTATGGGAGCTACTACTTGGACGATTATTCGCAAAGTCTTACTTCCGGAATCTATGCCAGCCATTGTATCTGGTATTACCGTTACATCGATTGCACTTGTCGGCTATACAGCCATGGCAGGAGTTATCGGAGCAGGTGGACTTGGAACGCTCGCATTTTTAGATGGTTTCCAACGAAATCAAACAGATGTGATGATTGTTGCAACAATCATCATCTTGATCATTGTATTTATCATCCAGTGGATCGGTGACTGGTTAACTAACCGATTAGACAAACGATAACAGAGGAGAGAAAAGACATGAAAAAATTAGCAGCAGGATTAGTAGTAGGAGCAAGTATTTTAACATTAGCAGCATGTGGTTCTGAAGGAGGTTCTTCATCTGAAGGGGAGAACACGACACTAACAGTTGGTGCTTCAAACGTACCTCACGCTGAAATTTTAGAGCAAGTACAACCAATCTTAGAAGAGCAAGGTATTGAGCTTGTTATTGAAGCTTACCAAGATTACGTTCTTCCAAACCAAGACTTAGACAATGGTGACTTGGATGCAAACTACTTCCAACACATTCCTTACCTAGAGTCACAAATTGCAGATAATGGATATGATTTCGTAAATGCAGGTGGAATTCACATCGAGCCTATCGGTCTTTACTCT
Protein-coding regions in this window:
- a CDS encoding acetyl-CoA C-acetyltransferase, translated to MREAVLVAGARTPIGKAKKGSLAAVRPDDFGALVVKETLQRAGYEGPIDDLIMGCAMPEAEQGMNVARNIGALAGLPDTTPAITINRFCSSGLQSIAYASERIMIGHAEAIIAGGVESMSMIPMTGNTLRLNPTLAETAPQYYMGMGHTAEQVAVKYGISREDQDAFAVESHKRAAAAIAAGKFKDEIVPVEVTHHFVDDKNKQQTKTHLFEMDEGVREGTSVETLAKLRPAFNVRGTVTAGNASQTSDGAGALLVMDREVAEAQGLKPLAKFRSFATAGVAPEVMGIGPVEAIPKALKLAGLSIADIDVWELNEAFASQSLQIIRQLNLDVTKVNVNGGAIALGHPLGATGAVLTLKMIHELKRQQKQFGVVTMCIGGGMGAAGVFELL
- a CDS encoding acyl-CoA dehydrogenase family protein; this encodes MSQAVKGGAFLTEDLTADRVFTPEDFSDEQKMIAKTTEDYVKSSVLPVVENLEHHEFEHSVRLLKEAGELGLLAADIPEEYEGLGLDKVSSALIAEKMSVAGGFSITHGAHVGIGSLPIVLFGNDAQKKQYLPFSATAEKIFAYALTEPGSGSDALGAKASAKLNAAGTHYILNGEKQWITNAGFADVFVVYAKIDGEQFTAFIVEKDFPGVSVGAEEKKMGIKSSSTRTLILEDAEVPVENLLGEVGRGHVIAFNILNIGRYKLGVGTVGGAKRALELTIAYTNQRQQFKTPLSSFNLTKQKLATMASKLYATESLIYRTVGYFEERMNELSEEAQKDGKQIAAAIAEYAIECSINKVVGSEVLDYIADEAVQLHGGYGFMQEYEVERIYRDSRINRIFEGTNEINRMIVPGTFLKKAMKGELPLLQQAMKLQEELLMMMPEEVGDEPLAKEKVLVKNAKKIALLAAGLAAQRYGAKLDAEQEVLVNIANIANNLFAMESAVLRTEKAVNKVGAEKAAQKILYTEIFCQEAFEEVEKYAKDTLLAAVEGDNQRMMLSALRKLTRNTPYNLVTKKREASVKLIDAEKYVV
- a CDS encoding arsenate reductase family protein, which translates into the protein MAIEMYGYPICNTCKKAEKFLKDNGVEFTYHHIVENPPSRELLKAMAEENGFELKRLFNVTGQKYREMGLKNRLARMTDDEKLDLLVSDGMLIKRPFTTDGTKATIGFREEEFENVWTK
- the gcvH gene encoding glycine cleavage system protein GcvH; the protein is MSIPKELRYSKDHEWVKHEEGTATIGITDFAQSELGDIVFVELPAVGDEIKAGDAFGSVESVKTVSELYAPISGKVVAVNDSLEDSPEFVNESPYENAWMVKVEPTDSAESDALLTAEQYEELIN
- a CDS encoding thioredoxin family protein, whose translation is MNEITYTDWKQSGESLLYIYTPMCGTCQVASKMLTVCEQLIDKEVPQLNANYEPQLMNELQVESVPCLIIKKTETEVEKIYAFQSVPYLLEKLKTAL
- a CDS encoding methionine ABC transporter ATP-binding protein, with the translated sequence MIQLQDVFKQYTTGNGNVIAVDHVSLSVKQGEIYGIIGYSGAGKSSLIRLLNGLERPTAGQIQVNGREVSKLSSKEMRQFRQKVSMIFQHFNLLWSRTVEENISFPLEIAGVSKEQRAERVKELIALVGLEGREKAYPSQLSGGQKQRVGIARALANRPEVLLCDEATSALDPETTDQILDLLVTINKQLGLTIVLITHEMHVIQKICHRVAVMENGVVVEEGQVIDVFKNPQQAITKRFVSQISDGAYYSDTVDHFLEMYPNGKLVKLTFIGDQTDQPLIARLIKQFGLEVTIVQGNITQTQNGALGTLLLHIDGDALAIDEALGYLHAQKVQSEVIQHD
- a CDS encoding methionine ABC transporter permease, producing the protein MIENLFPNVDWPKMWEATYETLYMTAISTALTFVFGLAIGLLLFLTSPHQAWSNKLANWLTGALVNIFRSIPFIILIILLIPFTKLLLGSIRGPNAAFPALIIGAAPFYARMVLIALKEIDRGVLEAAKSMGATTWTIIRKVLLPESMPAIVSGITVTSIALVGYTAMAGVIGAGGLGTLAFLDGFQRNQTDVMIVATIIILIIVFIIQWIGDWLTNRLDKR